A window of the Roseovarius sp. S88 genome harbors these coding sequences:
- a CDS encoding TAXI family TRAP transporter solute-binding subunit → MHMKFIGSMVAAATIAFGGAAIAQDKFISIGTGGVTGVYYPTGGAICRLVNRDRKDHGIRCAVESTGGSVYNINTIKAGELEFGVAQSDWQYHAFNGTSKFEDNPFPDVRAMFSVHPEPFTLLVRGDSGIESFEGLKGKRVNVGNPGSGQRATMEVVMEAFGMGMDDFALATEYKGSEMAKQICDNNIDAMIYTIGHPAAAIKEATTTCDVKLVSVTGDAIDALVADNPYYRVATIPAGMYAGTDTDTTTFGVGATFVTSADVPEDVAYVVAKAVMANLEDFRGLHPAFANLDAKQMISDGLSAPLHPGAEKAYKELGLME, encoded by the coding sequence ATGCACATGAAATTTATCGGTAGCATGGTCGCTGCCGCAACGATTGCCTTTGGTGGCGCTGCCATCGCGCAAGACAAATTCATTTCCATCGGCACCGGTGGTGTCACAGGCGTTTACTACCCGACCGGTGGTGCGATTTGCCGTCTGGTGAACCGCGACCGCAAAGACCACGGCATTCGTTGTGCGGTGGAATCCACTGGCGGCTCTGTCTACAACATCAACACGATCAAGGCCGGTGAGCTGGAATTCGGCGTGGCCCAGTCGGATTGGCAGTATCACGCGTTCAACGGCACGTCGAAGTTCGAGGACAACCCGTTCCCGGACGTCCGGGCGATGTTCTCGGTCCACCCAGAACCCTTTACGCTTTTGGTGCGTGGCGACAGTGGCATCGAGTCTTTTGAAGGCTTGAAAGGCAAGCGTGTCAATGTCGGCAACCCCGGTTCTGGTCAACGCGCCACGATGGAAGTGGTGATGGAAGCTTTTGGCATGGGCATGGACGACTTTGCCCTCGCAACCGAATACAAGGGCTCTGAAATGGCCAAGCAGATCTGCGACAACAACATCGACGCAATGATCTATACCATTGGTCACCCGGCTGCTGCGATTAAGGAAGCCACGACCACCTGCGATGTGAAACTCGTCTCAGTCACTGGTGATGCTATTGACGCGTTGGTTGCAGATAACCCATACTATCGTGTCGCAACAATTCCGGCGGGCATGTATGCCGGTACGGATACGGACACCACCACGTTCGGTGTGGGCGCAACCTTTGTGACCTCGGCTGATGTACCAGAAGACGTGGCCTATGTGGTCGCCAAGGCCGTGATGGCCAACCTCGAAGATTTCCGTGGTCTGCATCCTGCATTTGCCAATCTTGACGCCAAGCAGATGATCAGCGACGGCCTGTCAGCTCCGCTGCATCCAGGTGCCGAGAAAGCCTACAAAGAGCTGGGCTTGATGGAATAA
- a CDS encoding alpha/beta fold hydrolase, whose product MTPLVLVHGFMGGSDQWEGQMPLGAERQLVCVDLPGFGRHAHLPPIHSITGFAEWVLHEVKANRFDLLGHSMGGMIVQEMVRLAPARIDRLILYGTGAIGELPGRFEPIETSMQRAQADGAQATARRISATWFKKRDAAEAYPACAKIAQASRLPAILAGLEAMRGWSGEDHLPLIQCPTLVLWGDKDRTYAWPQIERLWQSIPHCNLAVVPDAAHAVHLERPKLFNQLIDDFLTHA is encoded by the coding sequence GTGACACCCCTCGTTCTCGTCCATGGCTTCATGGGCGGCAGCGATCAGTGGGAAGGCCAAATGCCGCTTGGTGCAGAGCGCCAGCTTGTCTGCGTTGACCTTCCTGGCTTTGGCAGGCATGCGCATTTGCCGCCGATCCATTCGATCACTGGATTTGCGGAATGGGTTCTTCACGAAGTCAAAGCCAATCGGTTTGATCTGCTGGGCCACTCGATGGGTGGCATGATCGTGCAAGAGATGGTCCGACTGGCGCCCGCCCGCATCGATCGCCTTATCCTCTACGGCACCGGTGCCATTGGAGAACTCCCGGGGCGATTTGAACCCATTGAAACCTCAATGCAGCGCGCTCAAGCGGATGGGGCGCAGGCAACGGCACGGCGGATTTCGGCAACATGGTTCAAGAAACGCGATGCGGCGGAGGCTTACCCCGCTTGTGCCAAGATCGCCCAGGCCAGCAGGCTGCCTGCGATTCTGGCGGGGCTTGAGGCCATGCGCGGCTGGTCCGGAGAAGATCATCTGCCCCTCATCCAATGCCCAACGCTGGTTCTTTGGGGGGACAAAGATCGCACTTATGCCTGGCCGCAGATCGAACGATTGTGGCAGAGCATTCCACACTGCAACCTTGCTGTTGTTCCAGATGCAGCTCATGCGGTTCATCTCGAACGACCAAAGCTTTTCAATCAGTTGATCGATGATTTTCTGACACACGCTTAG
- a CDS encoding ABC transporter permease subunit: MTDTTDLGVNPLEDTESEAALAYAEERRENIRTFVRTSPDYYIRMFDKIGASAKFTPTFNAMAGLFGPIWFGARGLWNWALPFLILEALGFVQIARGLFGELGAEALARISSIEGTLELRKKQLEAALEEGSDRVEGLQRAVDSIEANIASFRAEAEAMSAQGFSIALTGLAILIIVKLVQAFMANWALEARFSDWLSDRTIRSGLPVTEIVFSAIFMILIVATAMVHYSFPGKFSLLTAFPTDPNIRLTGITWVEDFIAWCVRNSEAFFDALTFGIRALLDALEVILVQTPWIVIASLIILLTWLTAGLRTAIYSGAFLAYMGLLGFWEAAMTTLALLGTAACLSIVIGIPLGMFAARRPRFYAFIQPIMDFMQTMPAFVFMVPVIAFFGVGKPAAVVVTMIFGGTPVVRLTVLGLRGVPESVREAAISFGANKWYLLTKVDLPLASPSIRAGINQTIMLSLAMVVVASLIGAKGLGEDVLEALQYANVGQGILAGFSILFCAMILDRIVQGQRK, translated from the coding sequence ATGACCGACACGACCGATCTAGGCGTCAACCCGCTTGAGGATACAGAAAGCGAAGCGGCACTTGCCTATGCCGAAGAGCGACGCGAAAACATTCGCACCTTCGTGCGCACCAGCCCCGACTACTACATCCGGATGTTCGACAAGATTGGCGCTTCCGCAAAATTCACGCCGACGTTCAACGCCATGGCTGGGCTTTTTGGCCCGATTTGGTTTGGGGCGCGCGGTCTTTGGAACTGGGCCCTACCTTTTCTCATCCTCGAAGCGCTTGGTTTCGTGCAGATCGCTAGGGGTCTTTTTGGTGAACTTGGCGCAGAAGCCTTAGCGCGTATCAGTTCGATCGAAGGCACGCTGGAGCTGCGCAAGAAACAGCTGGAGGCCGCGTTGGAGGAAGGGTCTGACCGTGTTGAAGGTTTGCAAAGGGCTGTCGATTCAATCGAAGCCAACATAGCAAGCTTTCGCGCCGAGGCTGAAGCGATGTCCGCCCAGGGCTTTTCGATTGCACTGACCGGCTTGGCGATATTGATTATCGTCAAATTGGTTCAGGCCTTTATGGCCAACTGGGCGCTGGAAGCGCGTTTCTCCGACTGGCTGTCTGATCGCACGATCCGTTCTGGATTGCCTGTAACGGAAATTGTATTCAGTGCTATTTTCATGATTTTGATCGTCGCAACAGCGATGGTGCATTACAGTTTCCCGGGAAAGTTCTCGCTACTGACGGCCTTTCCCACAGACCCCAATATTCGGCTGACCGGCATCACCTGGGTTGAGGATTTCATCGCCTGGTGTGTGCGCAACAGCGAGGCGTTCTTTGACGCGCTCACCTTTGGCATCCGCGCCTTGCTTGATGCGTTGGAGGTGATCCTGGTGCAGACGCCGTGGATCGTGATCGCCAGCTTGATCATCCTTCTGACATGGCTGACGGCTGGACTGCGCACGGCGATCTACTCTGGCGCATTCCTGGCCTATATGGGGCTGCTGGGCTTTTGGGAGGCGGCGATGACAACACTCGCGCTTCTGGGGACAGCGGCGTGTCTGTCCATCGTCATCGGCATTCCCCTGGGCATGTTCGCCGCGCGGCGTCCACGCTTTTATGCCTTCATCCAGCCGATCATGGACTTTATGCAGACCATGCCGGCCTTCGTCTTCATGGTCCCGGTCATTGCCTTCTTCGGCGTCGGCAAACCAGCGGCGGTTGTGGTCACCATGATCTTTGGGGGCACGCCTGTTGTACGCCTGACCGTTCTTGGTCTGCGCGGTGTGCCCGAAAGCGTGCGTGAAGCGGCGATCAGCTTTGGCGCCAATAAATGGTATCTTCTGACCAAGGTCGACCTGCCACTGGCAAGCCCCTCGATCCGTGCCGGGATCAACCAGACGATTATGCTCTCGCTGGCGATGGTTGTTGTGGCCTCACTGATCGGGGCCAAAGGCCTTGGCGAAGACGTTCTGGAAGCGCTGCAATATGCCAATGTCGGACAGGGTATTCTGGCAGGCTTCTCGATCCTCTTCTGCGCAATGATCCTCGACCGGATCGTACAAGGACAACGCAAGTGA
- a CDS encoding quaternary amine ABC transporter ATP-binding protein, with product MTQEVVIEISNVWKIFGNKHKEALEAIRSRGLTKAEVLSEFNAVVGVADVSLDVKRGEIFCIMGLSGSGKSTLVRHFNRLLEPTAGKIEIEGTDVMALGPKELQLFRNQKIGMVFQNFALMPHRSVLDNVAMPLEIRQVAKNERMRQAAAILDIVELGAWGSKFAHELSGGMQQRVGLARALAANPDVLLMDEPFSALDPLIRRQLQDEFIRLSKILKKTTIFITHDLDEAVRIGDRIAIMRDGKMVQIGTAEDIVMNPADDYVADFVAGISRLKVVHAHAVMQPIEAHISTNGPLGPDAPRVDEAETLSNLINLAIDDDNPIVVQAESKDVGVITRADLLRTVIEGTEVS from the coding sequence ATGACCCAAGAAGTCGTCATTGAAATTTCCAACGTCTGGAAGATTTTCGGTAACAAGCACAAAGAGGCGTTGGAAGCGATCCGATCCCGGGGCTTGACCAAGGCTGAAGTGCTGTCAGAGTTCAACGCGGTGGTTGGTGTGGCCGATGTCAGCCTTGATGTGAAACGCGGCGAAATCTTCTGCATCATGGGCCTGTCTGGAAGTGGCAAGTCCACGCTCGTGCGCCATTTCAACCGCCTTTTGGAACCCACAGCTGGCAAAATCGAAATTGAAGGCACCGATGTCATGGCTTTGGGGCCAAAAGAGTTGCAACTCTTTCGCAATCAGAAGATCGGCATGGTCTTTCAGAACTTCGCGCTGATGCCGCATCGTTCCGTTCTCGACAATGTCGCGATGCCGCTGGAAATTCGCCAAGTGGCCAAGAACGAACGCATGCGTCAGGCCGCAGCTATCCTCGACATCGTTGAGCTGGGTGCGTGGGGGTCGAAGTTTGCCCATGAGCTTTCAGGAGGGATGCAACAACGAGTCGGTCTGGCGCGTGCGCTTGCCGCCAACCCGGATGTGCTCTTGATGGACGAGCCATTCTCGGCGCTTGACCCACTTATCCGGCGCCAATTGCAGGATGAGTTTATTCGCCTCAGCAAGATCCTCAAAAAGACGACGATTTTCATCACCCATGACCTGGATGAGGCCGTGCGGATCGGTGACCGCATCGCCATCATGCGCGATGGCAAGATGGTGCAAATTGGCACGGCAGAGGATATCGTGATGAACCCAGCCGATGACTATGTGGCGGATTTTGTGGCCGGCATCTCGCGTCTCAAGGTGGTTCACGCTCATGCGGTAATGCAACCGATTGAGGCGCATATATCGACCAACGGGCCGCTTGGCCCCGACGCGCCGCGTGTGGATGAAGCGGAAACACTGAGCAACCTGATCAATCTCGCGATTGACGACGACAATCCGATTGTTGTGCAGGCAGAAAGCAAAGACGTGGGCGTCATCACCCGCGCAGATCTGCTGCGCACGGTGATTGAGGGGACAGAAGTATCATGA
- a CDS encoding glycine betaine ABC transporter substrate-binding protein, producing the protein MTSKLKSFGLAAAVSILALPAFAAEEVKIGVPSWTGAQAIAHVLGEVVTSRIGGKVEYVPGNNATIFQAMDQGKGDIDVHPDVWLPNQESFTKKYVDEAGTVTLSSNPYEGNQGFCVTKDFGEANNITDIADLGRPDVAALMDSDGNGKGEMWIGAPGWASANVNEVKTRDYGLLDFIEPVRAEESVKTARIKDSIAKGEGYAFYCYKPHAVWFQFDVKMLTEPTFDPAKYVMVQPSDDADWYEKSNVATKDALKNVQIAWSNSLADRSPAIAEFFSNFQLTADDVSALAFDISANGTDPADAAKKWIEENSDRVDGWLGL; encoded by the coding sequence ATGACATCCAAACTGAAATCCTTCGGCCTTGCAGCCGCAGTCAGCATCCTGGCCTTGCCTGCATTTGCCGCGGAAGAAGTAAAAATCGGGGTACCGTCCTGGACCGGCGCACAAGCCATTGCGCATGTGCTGGGCGAGGTGGTCACATCGCGCATCGGTGGCAAGGTGGAATACGTGCCTGGTAACAACGCCACGATTTTCCAGGCGATGGATCAGGGCAAAGGCGATATCGACGTCCATCCTGACGTTTGGCTGCCCAACCAGGAAAGCTTCACCAAGAAATATGTAGATGAAGCAGGCACTGTAACGCTCTCGTCCAACCCTTATGAGGGCAACCAGGGTTTCTGCGTGACCAAGGATTTCGGCGAAGCCAACAACATCACCGACATCGCGGATCTGGGTCGTCCTGACGTGGCGGCGCTTATGGACAGCGACGGCAACGGCAAGGGTGAGATGTGGATCGGTGCGCCTGGCTGGGCCTCGGCCAACGTCAATGAAGTCAAAACCCGCGACTATGGTCTGCTCGACTTCATTGAGCCTGTTCGCGCCGAAGAAAGTGTGAAAACAGCACGTATCAAAGACAGCATCGCCAAGGGCGAAGGCTATGCGTTCTACTGCTACAAACCACATGCGGTTTGGTTCCAGTTCGACGTCAAGATGCTGACCGAGCCGACGTTTGATCCTGCAAAATACGTGATGGTTCAGCCTTCGGACGATGCCGACTGGTACGAAAAGTCAAACGTCGCCACAAAAGACGCTTTGAAGAACGTGCAAATCGCGTGGTCTAACTCCCTGGCTGATCGCTCACCTGCGATTGCGGAGTTCTTCTCGAACTTCCAGCTGACGGCTGACGATGTCAGTGCCTTGGCATTCGACATCAGCGCAAACGGCACAGATCCGGCAGATGCTGCAAAGAAATGGATCGAAGAGAACTCTGACCGCGTGGACGGTTGGCTGGGCCTGTAA
- a CDS encoding D-cysteine desulfhydrase encodes MAEADTLGRKAARIDFDTFPQIKLCHRSTPIEAMPRMSEFLGGPRLFIKRDDCTGLATGGNKTRKLEFLVGEAVRENADMLVTQGAVQSNHVRQTAAAAAKVGMKCHVLLERRVPDRDVSYEATGNVLLDTLFGATHEFRPAGLDMNAEAVAVSDALRAEGHKPYFIPGGGSNPTGALGYANCAQEIADHTKETGQSFDWLVMGTGSTGTQAGLVAGFHAIGHDLPVMGVSVRQPREKQMNAVHALTQKTLEKLGAEGIPLSKILVDDGYVGEGYGIPAESTLEAIHITARQEGILLDPVYSAKGMAGLIGMVRSGFFKPTDNVLFLHTGGATALFAYQDQLLASLK; translated from the coding sequence ATGGCCGAAGCTGATACCTTGGGGCGCAAGGCGGCAAGAATTGACTTCGACACTTTCCCGCAAATCAAGCTATGCCACCGTTCTACCCCCATCGAAGCCATGCCACGCATGAGCGAGTTTTTGGGCGGACCGCGTTTGTTTATCAAACGCGATGACTGCACGGGATTGGCTACAGGCGGCAACAAAACACGCAAGCTGGAGTTTCTGGTGGGTGAAGCCGTGCGCGAAAACGCAGATATGCTGGTGACCCAGGGCGCGGTGCAATCCAATCACGTGCGTCAAACCGCGGCCGCTGCGGCGAAGGTTGGGATGAAATGCCACGTCCTACTGGAGCGCCGAGTACCCGACCGGGACGTATCCTATGAGGCGACCGGCAATGTGCTTCTCGATACGCTTTTCGGGGCAACACATGAATTCCGTCCCGCGGGGCTTGATATGAATGCCGAGGCGGTTGCTGTTTCCGACGCGCTTCGCGCGGAAGGGCACAAACCCTATTTCATCCCAGGCGGTGGATCCAATCCGACAGGCGCCTTGGGGTACGCAAATTGCGCACAAGAAATCGCGGACCACACCAAAGAGACCGGGCAATCCTTTGATTGGCTCGTCATGGGCACTGGCAGCACTGGAACGCAAGCCGGGCTTGTTGCCGGGTTCCACGCCATTGGTCATGATTTGCCCGTGATGGGCGTCAGTGTGCGCCAACCTCGCGAAAAACAAATGAATGCCGTTCATGCACTTACGCAAAAAACACTTGAAAAGCTGGGAGCCGAAGGCATCCCACTCAGCAAAATTCTTGTGGATGACGGATATGTCGGCGAAGGCTACGGCATTCCTGCAGAGTCTACTTTAGAGGCAATTCATATCACGGCTCGTCAGGAAGGCATTCTGCTTGATCCGGTTTATTCGGCCAAGGGCATGGCCGGGTTGATTGGCATGGTAAGAAGTGGTTTTTTCAAGCCGACCGACAATGTGCTGTTCCTGCACACAGGCGGTGCGACAGCACTGTTTGCGTATCAGGACCAACTGCTCGCGTCCCTAAAATGA
- a CDS encoding LysR family transcriptional regulator — protein MDTTLFRDLERLKQTGNFSQAAVLGNLSQPAFSRRIKALEAWVGASLVDRTRHPVRLTDAGVQMLEAGLQALSRIEHERSQILEAQSLPDKYVVTFAAQHSISWRFYPNWLLSLEEAYGPILSRLRADDLPNCMRDLEEREADFVIAYKGFSKSEAAPFQSILIGHDQMIPVCKPDADGTPLFEFDTPNVEMPYLRFRDVAPIGNHLDTLFKSHGLHSRLRTVYENSMGGALRIRARAGDGVAWLPHSLVAPDLESKLLVRTGAPEWAIDMDIRLYRNVRHSNRLTRSIWSFLEVRENVFLA, from the coding sequence ATGGACACCACTCTCTTTCGCGATCTCGAACGTTTGAAGCAAACCGGAAACTTTTCACAGGCGGCCGTTTTGGGAAATTTGAGCCAGCCTGCCTTTAGCCGCCGGATCAAAGCGTTGGAGGCTTGGGTGGGTGCCTCTCTTGTTGACCGGACCCGCCATCCTGTGCGCCTCACCGATGCTGGTGTGCAAATGCTGGAAGCCGGATTGCAGGCGTTATCGCGCATCGAACATGAGCGAAGCCAGATTCTTGAGGCGCAATCTCTGCCGGACAAATATGTGGTGACGTTCGCGGCTCAACACTCGATCAGTTGGCGGTTCTACCCAAACTGGTTGCTGTCATTGGAAGAAGCATACGGACCGATTCTGTCACGATTGCGCGCCGATGACCTGCCAAACTGCATGCGGGATCTTGAAGAACGCGAAGCAGATTTCGTAATTGCCTACAAAGGGTTCAGCAAATCCGAAGCGGCACCATTCCAATCTATCCTCATTGGCCATGATCAGATGATCCCGGTGTGCAAGCCAGACGCCGATGGAACGCCCCTGTTTGAATTTGACACTCCGAATGTTGAAATGCCCTACTTGCGGTTCCGCGACGTGGCTCCGATTGGCAATCATCTTGACACCTTGTTCAAGTCGCATGGACTGCATTCGCGGCTGCGCACAGTTTACGAAAACTCCATGGGCGGCGCCTTGCGGATCAGAGCACGGGCCGGCGACGGGGTGGCCTGGCTTCCTCATTCCCTCGTCGCTCCGGACCTCGAGAGCAAACTCTTGGTGCGGACTGGCGCTCCGGAATGGGCCATAGACATGGACATCAGGCTATACCGCAATGTTCGGCACTCCAATCGCTTGACCCGGTCCATCTGGTCGTTCCTTGAGGTGCGGGAAAACGTATTTCTCGCTTAG
- a CDS encoding NAD(P)H-dependent oxidoreductase codes for MNLSSLAAKAGARGTPVRAGLIGAGKFGSMFLSQVPTIPGLEVTAIADLDVARAKAACAAVGWSPERVEATAFEEDGAALAARDDVDVVIEATGHPRAGITHARAAISAGKHIVMVNVEADVLVGPALAAEARTAGVVYSMAYGDQPALVSEMVDWARAAGFSIAAAGKGTKYLPAYHTVTPDNVWAHYGLSPQDAAAAGMNPQMFNSFLDGTKSAIEMVAIANACDLNVPVDGLAFPPCGVDDLAHVLRPADMGGFLDGHGMVETISSVERDGRPVFRDLRWGVYVVLEAPNDYAAACFRQYGLPIDDTGRFAAMYKPFHLIGLELSISVLSAALRLEPTGQARDMRGTVAAVAKRYLKAGEMLDGEGGYTVWGKAQPVDKSADLLPIGLAQNIALIRDVAQGTVLRMSDVDLEDDEVVTLYRHTLQG; via the coding sequence ATGAATTTGTCATCTCTTGCTGCCAAGGCCGGGGCACGTGGAACGCCCGTTCGGGCCGGATTAATTGGCGCGGGAAAGTTTGGCTCAATGTTCCTAAGCCAGGTGCCAACAATTCCCGGGCTTGAAGTCACTGCGATTGCCGATCTTGATGTCGCACGCGCCAAAGCGGCCTGTGCGGCTGTCGGGTGGTCGCCAGAGCGAGTTGAGGCCACAGCGTTTGAAGAAGACGGCGCGGCATTGGCCGCGCGGGATGATGTGGATGTCGTGATCGAAGCGACGGGTCATCCGCGTGCGGGCATCACCCATGCGCGCGCCGCCATTTCAGCAGGCAAGCACATTGTGATGGTAAATGTTGAAGCAGACGTTCTTGTCGGGCCTGCACTGGCGGCAGAAGCACGCACAGCGGGCGTGGTGTACTCCATGGCGTACGGCGATCAGCCAGCACTTGTTTCAGAAATGGTTGACTGGGCGCGAGCTGCCGGCTTTTCCATAGCGGCTGCAGGCAAGGGAACGAAGTACCTGCCCGCCTACCACACAGTGACGCCCGATAATGTATGGGCGCACTATGGTCTTTCCCCGCAGGACGCCGCCGCCGCAGGCATGAACCCACAGATGTTCAACTCCTTCCTGGATGGCACCAAGAGCGCGATTGAGATGGTGGCGATTGCCAATGCGTGTGACCTCAATGTGCCAGTAGACGGCCTTGCTTTCCCACCCTGTGGCGTTGATGACCTTGCGCATGTCCTGCGGCCTGCGGACATGGGTGGATTCCTTGACGGACACGGCATGGTCGAGACTATTTCCTCGGTTGAACGCGATGGCCGGCCGGTTTTTCGTGATCTGCGTTGGGGCGTCTACGTAGTGCTTGAAGCGCCCAATGACTACGCCGCTGCTTGTTTCCGGCAATATGGCCTTCCTATAGACGATACCGGACGTTTCGCGGCCATGTACAAGCCCTTTCATCTAATCGGCTTGGAGCTTTCGATTTCCGTGCTGAGCGCGGCTTTACGCCTAGAGCCGACCGGACAGGCACGAGACATGCGCGGCACAGTGGCAGCGGTAGCCAAGCGATACCTGAAGGCAGGAGAAATGCTGGATGGCGAAGGCGGCTATACGGTCTGGGGCAAAGCGCAGCCTGTGGACAAATCTGCGGATCTTCTACCCATAGGGCTGGCGCAAAACATAGCACTGATACGCGATGTTGCGCAGGGAACTGTTCTGAGGATGTCCGATGTAGACTTGGAGGATGATGAGGTAGTCACGCTTTATCGTCATACTTTGCAAGGCTGA
- a CDS encoding autotransporter assembly complex protein TamA has product MRIAVEPRAPAWDKAKQIGAPDVFHSWTITIWLSCMVTLCFVPCAQAVEVRLQSAGSSDSFVDRLRGASLTVQTADQDNPVTQDILSAARADYQRLLSSLYEFGHYGGVISIRVDGREAADISPFAGLQNVQRVDILVDPGPRFRFSTARVAPLAPATELPEGFLPGQPAFSEQIVEAAQAGVEGWRDVGHAKARVEEQRITANHARAELSADIRLSPGPRLTFGRLNVPETGRVRPSRVRAIAGLPTGKVFSPEELKRSSERLRRTGAFRSVVLTEADEPGPSNTLDINAELVDAKPRRFGFGAELASVEGLSLSGFWMHRNLLGGAERLRFEGEVRGIGGDTDGIDYRVGVRFDRPATFTPDTSLVLGFEIEEQDEPDFRERSAQAGIGLSHIFDEELTGQVGIAYRFSDIDDDAGSRTLEHVLFPVSLTYDSRDDPLDAHTGVFLDTKVTPFAAVGSGGSGTRLFADARTYFGFGEKDRHVAAFRVQIGSVVGAGLTEVSPDMLFFSGGSDTVRGQPFQSLAVDIGGGNRLGGRSFLALSSELRYGLNDIWSVVAFSDAGFVGSDSFGSSNGEWHAGAGFGVRYNTGIGPIRFDIATPADSDAGESFEFYIGIGQAF; this is encoded by the coding sequence TTGCGGATTGCTGTGGAACCTCGTGCGCCGGCGTGGGATAAAGCCAAGCAGATCGGAGCGCCTGACGTGTTTCATAGCTGGACTATCACGATTTGGCTGAGTTGCATGGTGACGTTGTGCTTTGTCCCATGCGCCCAGGCTGTGGAAGTGCGCCTGCAATCAGCGGGTTCTTCGGATAGTTTTGTGGACCGTTTGCGTGGCGCGTCATTGACGGTACAGACAGCCGATCAGGACAACCCTGTCACTCAGGATATCCTGTCCGCAGCACGTGCAGATTACCAAAGGCTTCTCAGTTCGCTGTATGAGTTTGGTCATTATGGAGGTGTGATCAGTATTCGTGTCGATGGACGAGAAGCGGCTGACATCTCGCCATTTGCTGGTCTGCAGAACGTGCAACGTGTGGACATCCTGGTGGACCCAGGTCCGCGATTTCGGTTCTCGACGGCGCGTGTCGCACCGCTTGCTCCGGCAACAGAACTGCCCGAAGGTTTTTTACCTGGACAACCTGCGTTTTCCGAACAGATTGTCGAGGCCGCGCAAGCCGGGGTCGAGGGGTGGCGCGACGTTGGGCATGCCAAGGCACGCGTTGAAGAACAACGCATCACGGCCAATCACGCCCGTGCAGAACTGTCTGCTGACATCCGTTTATCACCGGGCCCGCGACTAACCTTTGGCAGGCTGAATGTTCCCGAAACTGGTCGTGTGCGTCCAAGCCGTGTGCGCGCAATTGCAGGTCTGCCCACCGGTAAGGTGTTTTCACCAGAAGAGTTGAAACGATCAAGTGAACGGTTGCGCCGAACGGGTGCGTTTCGGTCGGTTGTCTTGACAGAGGCGGACGAGCCTGGCCCCAGCAACACGTTGGATATAAACGCAGAACTGGTGGATGCAAAACCCAGGCGCTTTGGTTTTGGCGCCGAGCTTGCCTCGGTCGAGGGCCTGTCGTTGAGTGGTTTCTGGATGCATCGAAACCTTCTTGGGGGTGCAGAGCGGTTGCGCTTTGAAGGTGAGGTGCGCGGCATTGGTGGTGACACCGACGGGATCGACTATCGTGTGGGCGTGCGCTTTGATCGGCCTGCGACCTTTACACCGGACACATCGCTCGTTTTGGGGTTTGAAATCGAAGAGCAGGACGAGCCGGATTTCCGGGAACGCAGTGCGCAGGCAGGCATCGGGTTGTCGCACATTTTCGATGAGGAACTGACGGGTCAGGTGGGTATCGCGTACCGGTTTTCCGACATTGATGACGATGCAGGTTCGCGCACCCTGGAACATGTGCTTTTTCCCGTCAGCCTGACATATGACAGTCGGGATGATCCGCTGGATGCTCATACTGGCGTGTTTCTCGACACCAAGGTGACGCCCTTTGCCGCTGTTGGTAGTGGCGGGTCCGGCACACGCCTGTTTGCCGACGCGCGAACGTATTTCGGATTTGGCGAAAAAGACCGACACGTCGCCGCCTTTCGCGTGCAGATCGGATCGGTTGTGGGCGCTGGGCTGACCGAAGTGTCGCCGGACATGTTATTCTTTTCGGGGGGATCTGACACTGTACGGGGGCAGCCGTTTCAATCCCTGGCTGTGGATATAGGGGGTGGAAACAGACTGGGCGGCCGATCGTTTTTGGCGCTCTCCAGTGAGCTGCGATATGGTTTGAATGACATTTGGTCAGTTGTTGCCTTTTCTGACGCGGGTTTCGTAGGAAGCGACAGCTTTGGCAGCAGCAACGGGGAGTGGCACGCCGGTGCAGGGTTTGGCGTGCGCTACAACACCGGCATCGGACCCATTCGCTTTGACATTGCGACGCCCGCAGACAGCGATGCAGGCGAGAGTTTTGAGTTTTACATCGGCATAGGGCAGGCATTCTGA